A part of Mycolicibacterium sp. TUM20985 genomic DNA contains:
- a CDS encoding TetR/AcrR family transcriptional regulator, with translation MIDVSRVSAPGLRERKKLRTRAVLIDAAMNLCLKHGYEQTTVEQIASSAEVSTRTFSRYFPTKDAVFLTLIDDYASVVAEELETIDSEVGPLEAMRQAHVTVLTRVASQQIGRMTTDRIVLMLRVINASDTLKQAAFEFRHDVTQVVLAKRMGVDVADRRARLVNIIFSATIVAACGDLIADTATTRLGPIVMAQRLNEALAQVSWMSSDLKCPPAGADYEPVYG, from the coding sequence GTGATCGATGTGTCGAGGGTGTCGGCGCCGGGCCTCCGTGAGCGCAAGAAGCTCCGGACGCGGGCAGTGCTCATCGACGCCGCCATGAATCTCTGCCTCAAACACGGTTACGAGCAAACGACCGTCGAACAGATCGCCTCGTCGGCAGAGGTGTCGACTCGAACCTTCAGTCGTTACTTCCCGACGAAGGACGCGGTGTTCCTCACCCTCATCGACGACTACGCAAGTGTGGTCGCGGAGGAACTGGAGACCATCGACTCGGAAGTCGGACCGCTGGAGGCGATGCGACAAGCCCACGTGACCGTCCTGACGCGAGTGGCGAGCCAGCAGATCGGCAGGATGACCACTGACCGCATCGTCCTCATGTTGCGTGTCATCAACGCGTCGGACACGTTGAAGCAGGCGGCTTTCGAGTTCCGCCACGACGTCACGCAGGTCGTGCTGGCCAAGCGGATGGGGGTGGATGTCGCGGACCGCCGGGCGCGTCTGGTGAACATCATCTTCTCGGCGACCATCGTGGCCGCGTGTGGGGACCTCATCGCCGACACCGCCACCACGAGGCTGGGGCCGATCGTGATGGCGCAACGACTCAACGAGGCACTCGCACAAGTGTCGTGGATGTCGAGCGACCTGAAATGTCCACCGGCGGGGGCCGACTACGAGCCGGTGTATGGCTAA
- a CDS encoding TetR family transcriptional regulator: protein MANPASAEVPPPGLRERKKSRTRATLIEAAADLCLRQGYDNTTVEQIAAAADVSPRTFSRYFPTKESVITAMTGDVDAFLAAALSEQPTDIDEYEAQLRAHLEVFGAGAGQQTPGFTRMAVLIQIINNAESLRSSAFLHQRAVEERVAFAVMGRRMGVPASDPAVRMVGDTWTVLFANAFAGLGTPGHDPLEPHVLCNRIRAQYELFRRTWVPWRIEETARGQPPASARNR, encoded by the coding sequence ATGGCTAATCCTGCTTCCGCTGAAGTCCCGCCACCAGGCCTGCGGGAACGCAAGAAGTCGAGAACTCGCGCGACCCTCATCGAAGCTGCTGCCGACCTGTGTCTGAGACAGGGGTACGACAACACCACCGTCGAACAGATCGCCGCAGCCGCGGACGTGTCACCAAGGACCTTCAGCCGGTACTTCCCGACCAAGGAGTCGGTGATCACCGCGATGACCGGCGACGTGGACGCCTTCCTCGCCGCCGCGTTGAGTGAACAGCCGACCGACATCGACGAGTACGAGGCGCAGCTACGGGCTCATCTCGAGGTGTTCGGGGCAGGCGCGGGGCAGCAGACGCCGGGTTTCACGCGGATGGCCGTGCTGATCCAGATCATCAACAATGCCGAGTCGTTGCGGTCGTCGGCGTTCCTGCACCAGCGGGCGGTCGAGGAGCGGGTGGCGTTCGCGGTCATGGGTCGTCGGATGGGCGTTCCGGCCTCCGATCCGGCCGTCCGAATGGTGGGTGACACTTGGACGGTGTTGTTCGCCAACGCCTTCGCTGGGCTGGGAACCCCCGGCCACGACCCGCTCGAGCCCCACGTCCTGTGCAACCGGATTCGGGCGCAGTACGAGCTGTTCCGCCGGACCTGGGTCCCGTGGCGGATTGAAGAGACCGCGAGGGGTCAACCCCCCGCAAGCGCTCGAAACCGATAG
- a CDS encoding citrate synthase produces the protein MPEDSSPRHDSDEVATLRYPGGEIDLEIVKATEGSDGIALGSLLAKTGYTTFDGGFVNTSSTKSSICYIDGDAGILRYRGYPIEQLAEKSTFIEVSYLLIYGELPTADQLEKFTTQIQRHTLLHEDLKRFFDGFPRDAHPMPVLSSAVNALSAYYPDSVDPLDKEQVELSTIRLLAKLPTIAAYAYKKSVGQPFLYPDNSLTLVENFLRMTFGFPAEPYEVDPEIVRALDLLLILHADHEQNCSTSTVRLVGSSQANLFTSVSGGINALWGPLHGGANQAVLEMLEKIRRDGGDVQEFVRKVKNREEGVKLMGFGHRVYKNYDPRARIVKEQADKILTKLGVQDELLDIAKALEEVALTDDFFVERKLYPNVDFYTGVIYRAMGFPTRMFTVLFALGRLPGWIAHWREMHESPSKIGRPRQIYTGYTERDYSDMGGR, from the coding sequence GTGCCCGAAGACTCCAGTCCCCGCCACGATTCGGATGAGGTCGCCACCCTCCGTTATCCGGGGGGCGAGATCGACCTGGAGATCGTGAAGGCCACGGAGGGATCCGACGGCATCGCACTGGGGTCCCTGTTGGCCAAGACCGGGTACACCACCTTCGACGGGGGCTTCGTCAACACCTCGTCCACCAAGAGTTCCATCTGCTACATCGACGGGGACGCGGGCATCCTGCGGTATCGCGGGTACCCCATCGAGCAACTCGCGGAGAAGTCGACCTTCATCGAGGTCAGTTATCTGTTGATCTACGGCGAACTTCCGACCGCCGACCAGCTCGAGAAGTTCACCACCCAGATTCAGCGGCACACCCTGCTGCACGAGGATCTCAAGCGCTTCTTCGACGGCTTCCCCCGTGACGCCCACCCGATGCCGGTGTTGTCCAGCGCCGTCAATGCGCTCTCCGCGTACTACCCGGATTCGGTCGACCCGCTGGACAAGGAACAGGTCGAGCTCTCCACGATCAGGCTGCTCGCCAAGCTGCCGACGATCGCGGCGTATGCCTACAAGAAGTCGGTCGGACAACCGTTCCTCTACCCGGACAACTCGCTCACGCTGGTCGAGAACTTCCTGCGGATGACGTTTGGCTTCCCCGCCGAGCCCTACGAGGTCGACCCGGAGATCGTCCGCGCGCTGGACCTGCTGCTGATCCTGCACGCCGATCACGAACAGAACTGCTCGACGTCGACGGTGCGGTTGGTCGGCTCGTCGCAGGCCAACCTGTTCACTTCCGTGTCGGGCGGAATCAACGCGCTCTGGGGTCCGCTGCACGGCGGCGCCAACCAGGCGGTGCTCGAGATGTTGGAGAAGATCCGCCGGGACGGTGGTGACGTCCAGGAGTTCGTCCGCAAGGTGAAGAACCGCGAAGAGGGCGTGAAGCTGATGGGCTTCGGGCACCGCGTGTACAAGAACTACGACCCGCGGGCGCGCATCGTGAAGGAGCAGGCGGACAAGATCCTCACCAAGCTGGGCGTCCAGGACGAGTTGTTGGACATCGCCAAGGCGCTCGAGGAGGTCGCGCTGACCGACGACTTCTTCGTCGAGCGCAAGCTCTACCCGAACGTCGACTTCTACACCGGCGTCATCTACCGGGCGATGGGTTTCCCGACCCGGATGTTCACGGTGCTGTTCGCCCTCGGCCGGCTGCCCGGCTGGATTGCGCACTGGCGCGAGATGCACGAGTCGCCCAGCAAGATCGGGCGCCCGCGGCAGATCTACACCGGTTACACCGAGCGTGACTATTCGGACATGGGCGGTCGCTGA
- a CDS encoding DHA2 family efflux MFS transporter permease subunit, translated as MTPRRKAIILVSCCLSLLIVSMDATIVNVAIPSIRTDLNASPSELQWVVDVYTLVLASLLMLSGATGDRFGRRRVFQIGLVVFAVGSLLCSLAPDIDTLIGARLLQAVGGSMLNPVALSIISQIFTGRVERARALGFWGAVVGISMALGPVVGGLLIEMVSWRAVFWINLPICAAAIVLTAIFVPETKSKTMRNIDPIGQALAVLFLFGVVFTLIEGPGYGWTNPRVIAVAVVALIAFVAFLRYEARRHDPFIDLRFFRSLPFAGATLTAICAFSAWGAFLFMMSLYLQGERGYSAMHTGLIYAPIAIGALVFSPISGRMVGRFGARPSLLTAGVLITVASVLLTYLTKTTPVWGLLVIFAVFGIGFSMVNAPITNAAVSGMPLDRAGAASAVTSTSRQIGVSIGVALCGSIAGSALAQTGADFAGSARPLWFMCIGIGVIITLLGFFSTTPRAMESAERLAPLIAGTAARKVDANV; from the coding sequence CTGACTCCCCGGCGCAAGGCCATCATCCTGGTGTCCTGTTGCCTCAGTCTGCTGATCGTGTCGATGGACGCCACGATCGTCAACGTCGCGATCCCGAGCATTCGCACCGACCTGAACGCCTCGCCGTCGGAGTTGCAATGGGTGGTCGACGTCTACACGCTGGTGTTGGCGTCCCTTCTGATGCTCTCCGGTGCGACGGGGGACCGGTTCGGTCGCCGACGGGTATTCCAGATCGGCCTCGTCGTGTTCGCCGTCGGCTCGCTGCTGTGCAGCCTGGCGCCCGACATCGACACCTTGATCGGCGCCCGCCTGCTGCAGGCGGTAGGTGGCTCGATGTTGAATCCCGTTGCGCTGTCCATCATCTCGCAGATCTTCACCGGTCGCGTCGAGCGGGCGCGGGCACTGGGCTTCTGGGGTGCGGTGGTCGGCATCTCGATGGCGCTCGGACCGGTCGTCGGGGGCCTGCTGATCGAAATGGTCAGCTGGCGCGCGGTGTTCTGGATCAATTTGCCGATCTGTGCGGCGGCCATCGTGCTGACGGCGATCTTCGTGCCGGAGACCAAGTCGAAGACGATGCGCAACATCGACCCGATCGGCCAGGCTCTCGCGGTGCTGTTCCTGTTCGGTGTGGTGTTCACCCTCATCGAGGGCCCCGGTTACGGCTGGACCAATCCCCGGGTCATCGCGGTGGCAGTGGTCGCTCTGATCGCGTTCGTGGCCTTCCTGCGGTACGAAGCCCGGCGCCATGACCCGTTCATCGACCTGCGTTTCTTCCGCAGCCTCCCCTTCGCGGGCGCCACCCTGACCGCGATCTGCGCGTTCTCGGCCTGGGGCGCGTTCCTCTTCATGATGTCGCTGTACCTCCAGGGGGAGCGCGGCTACTCCGCCATGCACACGGGACTCATCTACGCGCCCATCGCCATTGGCGCCCTGGTGTTCTCACCGATCTCGGGTCGGATGGTCGGCCGGTTCGGCGCGCGTCCGTCGTTGTTGACGGCCGGCGTGCTGATCACCGTCGCCTCCGTGCTGCTCACCTACCTCACCAAGACCACACCGGTGTGGGGCCTGCTGGTCATCTTCGCCGTGTTCGGCATAGGGTTCTCGATGGTCAACGCCCCGATCACCAACGCGGCGGTGAGCGGTATGCCGCTCGATCGGGCGGGTGCCGCGTCGGCGGTCACGTCGACCAGTCGGCAGATCGGGGTGAGTATCGGTGTGGCGCTGTGCGGTTCGATCGCCGGGTCCGCGCTCGCGCAGACCGGTGCCGACTTCGCCGGGTCCGCCCGGCCCCTGTGGTTCATGTGCATCGGGATCGGTGTGATCATCACGCTGCTGGGCTTCTTCTCGACGACCCCGCGGGCGATGGAGTCAGCCGAGCGCCTGGCACCGCTGATCGCCGGTACCGCCGCCCGGAAGGTGGACGCCAATGTCTGA
- a CDS encoding MarR family winged helix-turn-helix transcriptional regulator yields MSDDRLADEVWRTMAAVVIDNRDAWKRDVVETTGLPFSRIRVLRRLAKRPMTAKEISEAAAMDAPATSVAVNDLEDRGLVVREVNPSNRRCKVISLTEEGRRVVASIDRVDDPAPSPFTELSPTELSSLAALLAKLTAH; encoded by the coding sequence ATGTCTGACGACCGACTGGCCGACGAGGTCTGGCGCACCATGGCAGCCGTCGTCATCGACAACCGGGACGCCTGGAAGCGGGACGTCGTCGAGACCACGGGCCTGCCCTTCAGCAGGATCCGCGTACTCCGCCGACTGGCCAAGCGGCCGATGACCGCCAAGGAGATCAGCGAGGCCGCCGCCATGGACGCGCCGGCCACCAGCGTCGCGGTCAACGACCTGGAGGATCGAGGCTTGGTCGTGCGCGAGGTGAATCCGAGCAACCGTAGGTGCAAGGTCATCTCGCTGACCGAGGAGGGCCGCCGCGTCGTGGCGAGCATCGACCGGGTCGACGATCCCGCGCCCTCACCATTCACCGAGCTGAGCCCGACCGAATTGAGCTCGCTCGCAGCGCTTCTGGCGAAATTGACCGCGCACTGA
- a CDS encoding DUF2630 family protein — MDPNKDTDILAHVHELVAEEKELRAKLQHHEIDETEEHRRLRGLEVQLDQCWDLLRQRRALRETGQDPDQASVRPETEVEGYLN, encoded by the coding sequence ATGGACCCGAACAAGGACACTGACATTCTCGCTCACGTGCACGAACTGGTCGCCGAGGAGAAGGAACTCCGAGCGAAGCTCCAGCATCACGAGATCGACGAGACCGAGGAACATCGCCGACTTCGCGGCCTCGAGGTACAGCTCGACCAGTGCTGGGATCTGCTCCGGCAGCGGCGGGCCCTGCGCGAGACCGGCCAGGATCCCGACCAGGCCAGTGTGCGCCCCGAGACCGAAGTCGAAGGCTACCTGAACTGA
- a CDS encoding FKBP-type peptidyl-prolyl cis-trans isomerase has product MATKPEIEFPDGPAPAELVIEDVVVGDGPEAVPGGTVTVHYVGVEYDTGDEFDSSWNRNESIEFPLRGLIEGWQDGIPGMRVGGRRKLVIPPAKAYGPEGSGHRLSGKTLIFVIDLLDAR; this is encoded by the coding sequence GTGGCCACGAAACCCGAGATCGAATTTCCCGATGGTCCGGCGCCTGCCGAACTGGTGATCGAAGACGTCGTCGTCGGCGATGGCCCCGAGGCAGTCCCCGGTGGCACCGTGACGGTGCACTACGTCGGCGTCGAATATGACACCGGTGACGAGTTCGACAGCTCGTGGAACCGCAACGAGTCCATCGAGTTCCCATTGCGCGGTCTGATCGAGGGCTGGCAGGATGGCATCCCCGGGATGCGCGTCGGCGGTCGGCGCAAGCTGGTCATCCCGCCGGCGAAGGCTTACGGCCCCGAGGGATCCGGGCACCGCTTGTCGGGCAAGACGTTGATCTTCGTGATCGACCTCCTCGACGCCCGCTGA
- the arfA gene encoding channel-forming protein ArfA/OmpATb — protein sequence MRAPFLIVLSLLLALAGCGGSDRTDATTMPPATTTSTTVETTEAGGPFGAMSIVRTGNGFDLTGELPDEATRGLLPESIRQAMPGARIVGHLTVRAGVKAPEFSGLGGLFGAALDIPGFTAKLVGDTVTLTGTAASEELKSAAGSAAETTWPKVRIVNDIEVKAT from the coding sequence GTGCGCGCCCCGTTCCTGATCGTCCTGTCCCTGCTGCTCGCGCTGGCCGGGTGTGGGGGTTCGGACCGAACCGATGCGACCACGATGCCGCCCGCGACCACCACCTCGACGACGGTTGAGACGACGGAGGCGGGCGGTCCGTTCGGCGCGATGTCGATCGTCCGGACGGGTAACGGGTTCGACCTGACGGGTGAGCTGCCCGACGAGGCGACGAGGGGCTTGCTGCCCGAGTCGATCAGGCAGGCGATGCCGGGGGCCAGGATCGTCGGCCATCTGACCGTCCGGGCCGGTGTCAAGGCGCCCGAGTTCTCCGGGCTGGGCGGCTTGTTCGGCGCGGCTCTGGACATTCCGGGGTTTACCGCGAAGCTCGTCGGCGACACCGTGACGTTGACGGGGACGGCCGCCTCGGAGGAACTCAAGTCGGCGGCCGGGTCGGCGGCCGAGACGACGTGGCCGAAGGTGCGGATCGTCAACGACATCGAGGTCAAGGCGACCTGA
- a CDS encoding sensor histidine kinase, with product MNFLSRVLRRTPSLRTRVAFATAIAAAIVVGIVGAIVWIGITNDRKERLDRRLDEAAGFAIPFLPRGLDQIPKSPNDEDAIITVRRADGQVTSNSDVTLPELPAGYADTTIDGVRYRVRTVEITAPQGQMTAAVGATYDATIADTNNLHRRVIIICSFAIGAAAVAGWLLAAFAVRPLKRLAQQTRAIDVGGAAPDIDVRGATEAVEIADAINGMVQRIWEEQDRTKAALVSSRDFAAVTSHELRTPLTAMRTNLEVLATLDLAEDQRKEVLNDVIRTQTRIESTLWAIERLAQGELSTSDDHAPVDITELLDRAAHDAMRVYADLDVSLVPAPTVIIVGLPAGLRLAVDNAIANAVKHGGATRIQLSAVSSRAGVEITIDDDGVGIPEEERTVVFNRFARGSTASHSGSGLGLALVAQQAELHGGTASLEQSPLGGVRLLLRLPGPS from the coding sequence GTGAACTTCCTGTCGCGCGTCCTCCGGCGAACACCATCGCTGCGGACCCGCGTGGCGTTCGCAACGGCCATCGCGGCGGCGATCGTGGTCGGCATCGTCGGCGCGATCGTGTGGATCGGCATCACCAACGACCGCAAAGAACGGCTCGACCGGCGGCTCGACGAGGCGGCCGGCTTCGCGATCCCGTTCCTGCCTCGCGGCCTTGATCAGATCCCCAAGTCCCCCAACGACGAGGACGCGATCATCACCGTGCGCAGAGCCGACGGGCAGGTGACGTCCAACTCCGACGTGACGCTGCCGGAACTGCCCGCCGGTTACGCCGACACCACGATCGACGGCGTGCGCTACCGGGTCCGCACGGTAGAGATCACCGCTCCGCAGGGACAGATGACGGCCGCGGTCGGCGCCACCTACGACGCGACCATCGCCGACACCAACAACCTGCACCGCCGGGTGATCATCATCTGTTCGTTCGCGATCGGCGCGGCGGCCGTGGCGGGCTGGCTACTGGCCGCATTCGCGGTCCGCCCCCTGAAACGGCTGGCCCAGCAGACCCGCGCGATCGACGTCGGCGGCGCGGCGCCCGACATCGACGTCCGGGGTGCCACCGAGGCGGTGGAGATCGCCGACGCCATCAACGGCATGGTGCAACGCATCTGGGAGGAGCAGGACCGCACCAAGGCCGCCCTCGTCTCGTCGCGCGACTTCGCCGCCGTGACGTCCCACGAGTTGCGCACCCCCCTGACGGCGATGCGCACCAATCTCGAGGTGCTTGCCACGCTGGACCTGGCGGAAGATCAGCGCAAGGAAGTGCTGAACGACGTCATCCGGACGCAGACGCGCATCGAGTCGACCCTTTGGGCGATCGAAAGGCTTGCCCAGGGCGAACTCTCGACCTCCGACGATCATGCGCCCGTCGACATCACCGAACTACTCGATCGTGCCGCCCACGACGCGATGCGCGTCTACGCCGATCTCGACGTCTCGCTGGTGCCCGCCCCGACGGTCATCATCGTGGGCCTGCCCGCCGGGTTGCGGCTGGCCGTCGACAATGCGATCGCCAACGCGGTCAAGCACGGTGGCGCCACGCGGATCCAGCTGTCGGCGGTGAGTTCCCGCGCCGGCGTGGAGATCACGATCGACGACGACGGGGTCGGAATTCCCGAGGAGGAACGCACGGTCGTGTTCAATCGGTTCGCGCGCGGTTCGACGGCGTCGCACTCGGGTTCTGGCCTCGGATTGGCATTGGTCGCCCAGCAGGCCGAATTGCACGGCGGGACCGCATCTTTGGAGCAGAGCCCGCTGGGCGGAGTCCGGCTGCTGCTGCGTCTGCCCGGCCCGTCCTGA